The Salvia miltiorrhiza cultivar Shanhuang (shh) chromosome 2, IMPLAD_Smil_shh, whole genome shotgun sequence DNA window AATGATGGAACCAGAAGTACCTAAAACAAAATACAAGAAGAAAGCTCAAAATCATTTGAGCACCAGTCTGCAAAACTCACCTCAACGTttacaatttcaaaaattttgttCCAACTTCAAAGTCTTCCTTTGATTTCCCCAAACACTTGTGTAActtcccaaacgaaatgtcctgtttttctttttgggctgtcctaAACGAAATGTTCTGtttcattttttggcaatacactctctctctatacttaatatttaaataatctccaccaacccactttatctactttatacacatttcttaatctctgtgtaggacatttcgtttgggacggggAGAGTATTTATTTCTAAATAACACAAATGTTAATAGAGTAGATTTATTtctaaataacacaaattttaataaaatagttgagtGTGTTGCGAGTGGAGTAAAGATCCCACTTTATTATGAGTGAAAaacttatcaaaaataaattgaatacattttatATGGACGgatgaaaatgataaattaaataaacattTTGTGAGAGTGGAGGGTTgactatatatatcaaaatatacGATTACTCTTATGATTTGTTTTTCCCATGGTGAACAGTTCCAATCGAATTGTAACTAACTTGGCTTCTACGTGGcatattattattactcccttcgtctcattaAAGTTgaccacatttcctttttggtgtgtcccattattgttggccactttctaaataAGGAAAAATTTAACTTATTTAGAGCTACTAATTAAGTTACTAAGTAAACCCTAATTTAACCTACTTAAGTCTAATTTTCCATCATTTACACTTAACCTTAGCCGCCCACTCTCTAGGCTCTCCTTCTtgcttcttctccggcggccgATACTGCCACCGGCCATCGGCCACCGCCCCCGCCCCCGACCTCTCTCGCCTctgctctccctctctctctctctcgttgtgTGCGCGCGCGCACACAAACGTCGCCTCTGCTCTCTCCTGCTTTCTCTCCGTCGGACgcttctctcatctctctcgtCTGACCGCCGGCTTTTCCGTCTGAATCTGTCTTCGTCTCCGGTGAGCAAGGGTTCCGATTCGTGCGATTTAGGGGTGGTTCGCCCAGATCTGATGTGGCGCGACCCCATGGCCATCGTCTCCCTGTCTGCGCTGTGACCCCATGGCCGTCGTCCATCTGTCTACACCGCGACCCCATAGCCGCCGCCTCTCTGGTCTGCGCCACGACCACCGCTGACCCTTTCCCCTCTCTGAGGGTGGCGCAATTTGGGGGTGATTCGCCTAGATCGAGGTGAGGCTGATGAGAAGCAAAGTTGTCGAACTGGTGAACGACGGTGGTGGCTCTGCCATCGCCGATAAATAAGAGAGGGTGGCGCGATTTTGGGGGCTAGGCATTTCAGGCGGCTGGTTTGAGGGTGGTGCTCTTGAATCTGAGGGTGGCCGGTGATGGTGGTGCTCCGGTCGCCAGTCTCCGTCGCCGGCGACAGTGAGTTGCTGGCAAATTTGTGGGGGTTGTTGGAGTTACTAATTAAGCaattaagataaataaaagtcatTTGAAAATATGAACCACTTAATTAACTCATAACattacatttcttaatctccgtgccgaaaagaatgtgaccaactttaatgggacggagggagtattattttattttattttgacttGGGGGGGTtagggagggggagcagtggtgTTTGAACCCGAGACCTTACACATATAATTACACGAAATTTTAACATCTAATTTTTCTCCCGAACTTAATATTCTTATGATTTTTCTCATGAAAtttgtttttcaaaattttcaattaatttgtGTTGTAATTGGTTATGCTTAAAATGttagtttcaatttttttattgcaTCGAGAAATTGAAAAGCTTTAATATGATCTTTAGATCAAAAATTCTATCATGGCATGTTTTTCTCAACGAATTTGTTActattaattatgattaaaatattaatttttttttgtggcGAGAAATTATaaagctttaatatgatatttgaaTCTAAAAATTCTAGTACAGagtgagaaaaaataaattttgtggaaaaaaaaagcATGAAATTCGCAAAAAAAAAGcatagaaaatattaaaagttcTTGTATTTACACGCAAATGACTCAAAAAAATTAAGACTGTTGGCTGATAATCCCACATTGGCAGCTCCGACGAACGCGTCAACATCAATTTGAGGAAAAATAAGTTTCATTGGAAAAAATCAGACGAACACAAAATTTGAGTATTTCCATTCCAAAAATACTGAAAAGTTAAATATTTACACGCAAATAACCTTTATTTTATCTACCTATCCAATCACTTAGTAAACACCCCCTAAATGTTAGGATCATCCCACACTGCAACAGCATCACTCATCCATCCAACCCGAACAAGACTCCACGTTACCCAACTGAATAATTAAATTCATATCGTATATTGTATTTCATGGATACATACAAAAATTTCATGACTTGAGCATATGTCAACGTTGTTGAAAGAAATCATCATCAGAATTCCACTCATCGAGAATCTTATCACAAATGTACAAAGTTTGGGCACTATCCTAATCTTTCACTTGTTGTCTGCTAATAATTCACTTGAAACAAGTAAACTCcctaaagaaaaaattaatgcCATTCAACTAAGAGGCTGACAGCCCATCTCCCACAAACAGTCCAATCACATCTCccacaagagagagagaaagagagcctCAACTTGAATTGAAAGTAGCCTTCATTTATATAATAGTATAACCTTCATTTGTAACAATGGCAGTGTAAAACAAATGCTTGCAAATTCTTGAAAATATTCAAGCATCTGTTGAAAAAGGACCACTCATAAGATTTAGGCCACTCAAAATTCTTGAATACTAAATGCATCAAATCAGCCAGTTGTTCTGATAAAACCAAGCCATGTTTGCAATAATATGAAACATCAAACCATCTAAATCACCAAAACAGGGCAAATAATTGAGGCAAACTTAACAAGTAAAAATACCAAGAAAACGAATGTTATTACAAATGAGGGAAAGAGACACAAAAAGTGGCAGCTGGGACTAATTTTGCAAAAGGATACATCAACTTACTAACAATGATGCAAAAAGATTCTTCACAATCTAATAATACTTGATTGTAGGTGAATAATTGAATCTTTAACAGGAATCATCTCTCTCCAATTTCTAACTTAATGTGGGACCAGATTATGTTTTACGACCTAAAGCCAGACTATTATATGTATGACTACTTGGGAGCTctccacacacaaaaaaaatgtttttcaGTATGAGTATATCAATATAAGACCCAAACACATATCTCAGACTCTTTGCTAGTACCAAATTTTTTTGAGGGGGAGAACTTACAATAATATTTACATCGAGTGAGAGCTTTTGCTGGTCCTTCAGCTTCAAAACTGCATGGCAAACATGATGTCTGTGCTTAGACTTCTTCCACTCCTGACATTTCTGTTTCTTTGCCAGTCATTTGTTGATGCAGAGATTTTGCATCAGCAGATGAAGAAGACGTTCATAGTTCACATGGACAAGTCGAACGTGCCAGAAAGCTTTGACAATCACCTGCAGTGGTATGACTCTTCTTTGAAGTCAGTATCACAAACTGCCAACAAGCTCTACACATACAACAACGTTGTCCATGGATATTCAGCGCGCCTAACAGTTGAGGAAGCTCAGTTGCTTGAAGCGCAACCAGGAGTCCTCTTGGTTCAAGAGGATAAGAAATATGAAATCCACACCACCAGATCACCTGAGTTCCTTGGAATCCTCAACAGTGATGCATCCTTACATGAGTCTGGCACACCAAGTGACGTGATCATTGGTGTGTTAGACACTGGGGTTTGGCCCGAATCAAGTAGCTACGATGATAAGGAAGTAGGCCCACTCCCTCCTGGCTGGAAGGGAGCGTGTGAAGCAAGCAAAACCTTCAGCTCATCAAGCTGCAATCGCAAACTGATTGGCGCAAGGTTCTTCTCACAAGGTTATGAAGCAGCATATGGGCCAGTTGATGAGACTGTAGAATCCAGGTCCCCGAGGGATGACGACGGCCACGGAACACACACATCAACCACAGCAGCTGGATCGCCTGTGGTTGGAGCAAGCCTCTTTGGTTATGCTGCAGGCACAGCACGCGGGATGGCCAGACACGCCAGAGTGGCAGCATACAAAGTATGCTGGCAGGGAGGATGTCTCAGCAGCGACATACTAATGGCGATGGAAAAGGCAATTGAAGATGGCGTGCACATTCTATCCTTGTCACTGGGTGGATCAGCCAATGATTACTTCCAAGATGCTGTTGCAATCGGAGCGTTTGCAGCAACGTCTAAAGGGATTCTTGTTTCATGCTCAGCCGGGAATGGAGGCCCAAGTCCGGGTAGCTTATCTAATGTCGCGCCATGGATAACTACAGTGGGGGCTGGTACAATGGATCGACAATTCCCATCATATATTACCCTTGGAAATGGTAAAAAACTAACTGGGGAATCACTTTACAATGGAAAACCCTTACCTGGGTCCTTAATCCCATTGGTTTATGCTGGCAATATCAGTAGAGCATCCAATGGTAATCTATGCATGAAAGGAGGCTTAATCTCAGAAAAAGCCAAGGGGAAGATTGTGGTGTGCGACCGAGGGCTGAATCCAAGGGCACAAAAAGGTCTGGCAGTCAGAGAGGCAGGTGGGATTGGAATGATTCTAGCAAACACGGATACCTTCGGAGAAGAGCTGGTTGCCGACGCCCATTTTATACCTACAGCAGCTGTAGGTCAGGCTCCAGGCGAGGAGATAAAGAAGTACACCTTTTCAGACCCTAATCCAAGTGCCATAGTTACATCTGGACGCACCCAGCTCGGAGTCCAGCCATCACCTGTTGTAGCAGCATTTAGTTCAAGAGGTCCAAATCTAATCACACCTGATATACTCAAACCTGATTTGATAGCCCCAGGTGTGAACATACTTGCTGGTTGGACGGGAAAGGTTGGTCCTACAGGATTGCCTGAAGACACCCGGCATGTGGACTTCAACATAGTTTCTGGCACGTCCATGTCCTGCCCTCACATAAGTGGATTAGCAGCACTTGTTAAGGCCGCCCATCCAGAATGGAGCCCTGCAGCTATAAGGTCAGCACTGATGACAACAGCTTATAGTAAATACAAGAATGGAGAAAGAATTAAAGATATTGCAACTGGAAAGCCATCCACACCATTTGATTATGGTGCTGGACATGTGGACCCTTTATCAGCACTAGACCCTGGTCTAGTATATGATACAGCAACCAACAACTACATAGATTTCCTTTGTGCCATAGGATACAGTTCGAGTATGATAAAGCTCATCGCGAAGCAAGAGTATCAATGCAAGGCAGATGTGAATTACAGGGTAGCAGATCTTAACTACCCATCTTTTGCTGTTCCACTTGAGACCGCCTCAGGTCCACGTGGGGGTAGTAGCGCACCAACAGTTGTCAAATATACTAGGACCCTAACAAATGTGGGTGATCCAGCAACTTATAAGGTATCCATCTCTCAGGATACAAATTCAGTCAAGATCCAGGTTCAGCCAGCAGTGCTCAGTTTCAGTACTCCAAACGAGAAGAGGACTTACATGGTGACATTCACTGCAACTTCAATGCCATCAGGCACAAGCAGCTTTGCTCATTTGGAATGGTCGGATGGGAAACATACTGTTGGTAGTCCAATTGTGTTTAGCTGGACATAGTAGTAATGTATATATGTCTAATGATTCTTGTATGTGAAATGAGAACTTTGTAAGAAAATTAAAAGTGATGAATGTAAAGCAATTAATAGCAACAttctaagaaaaaaaaaatcctagctGGCTTTTAGATTTGATTCATTATGATATAACATAATCTCTGGTTctgcctcaaaaaaaaaaaaaaaaaaaaaatagcaacaTTCTAAGAAAAAGTAGCAATCAGTACTAGCCCAGCATTCATCCCTACATGTTTTGATTACTTTCTTTTGTTTACTTCAACCTTTTAAAGTTTTCTCCCCCATTCTCGAACAGGATTTGGTGGATAACATTCCTGAAGCTAATCAAAGTACTGAATATGAGCAAAAAATCCATAAATTGCAGTTTCCTCTGCTTTCTTTTTTTTAGGATCCCTTGAATGCGTCCACCaatcatcaaatttaaaagCATAACTATAATTCTTTAAATATATCTTATATTTGCATTTCGTCAACACTTCATATGATGCAACGGTAATGGAACATGTAGAAAATCAGCATCCACTATAGGCATGTCGGTCTCCTCCTTTTAATAAATTAGGTGCATATTCAAAGGCTTGAGAGATAAGTGGTTTTACATTTCTTAACCCAAATGTTAAACCAAAAATAATGATCTGCAGCCTAGAAAACATAATTGCATATCTTACATTAaggaatttcattttttttttcaacaagtGTATACATTACAAGTTAAAATCAGTCAGATATGAAGCACCAATTGAAACAAGAGAGAACTTCATTATCAAAAGCCAGATGATAAGACTATAGTCCGAAACGAGTGAATAATAGTCTACATTCAAGCACAGTACAATGTATTCATAACCCAATAGGAGGAAGAGGAATGAGAAAAATTATCAATCAGAATCATCTAGAGACTGACAAACAGGGAGGGAATAAGTATCCAACTGCCAGTATTTGTGTTTCACACCATCCCATGTTTCTTCTCCTAAACAATCCTTCACTGGTAAGGGTATCAACTGTGTGGAGTAGCCCAACATCTCGAGTTCCAGCGAAACTAACT harbors:
- the LOC131010746 gene encoding subtilisin-like protease SBT1.7, yielding MANMMSVLRLLPLLTFLFLCQSFVDAEILHQQMKKTFIVHMDKSNVPESFDNHLQWYDSSLKSVSQTANKLYTYNNVVHGYSARLTVEEAQLLEAQPGVLLVQEDKKYEIHTTRSPEFLGILNSDASLHESGTPSDVIIGVLDTGVWPESSSYDDKEVGPLPPGWKGACEASKTFSSSSCNRKLIGARFFSQGYEAAYGPVDETVESRSPRDDDGHGTHTSTTAAGSPVVGASLFGYAAGTARGMARHARVAAYKVCWQGGCLSSDILMAMEKAIEDGVHILSLSLGGSANDYFQDAVAIGAFAATSKGILVSCSAGNGGPSPGSLSNVAPWITTVGAGTMDRQFPSYITLGNGKKLTGESLYNGKPLPGSLIPLVYAGNISRASNGNLCMKGGLISEKAKGKIVVCDRGLNPRAQKGLAVREAGGIGMILANTDTFGEELVADAHFIPTAAVGQAPGEEIKKYTFSDPNPSAIVTSGRTQLGVQPSPVVAAFSSRGPNLITPDILKPDLIAPGVNILAGWTGKVGPTGLPEDTRHVDFNIVSGTSMSCPHISGLAALVKAAHPEWSPAAIRSALMTTAYSKYKNGERIKDIATGKPSTPFDYGAGHVDPLSALDPGLVYDTATNNYIDFLCAIGYSSSMIKLIAKQEYQCKADVNYRVADLNYPSFAVPLETASGPRGGSSAPTVVKYTRTLTNVGDPATYKVSISQDTNSVKIQVQPAVLSFSTPNEKRTYMVTFTATSMPSGTSSFAHLEWSDGKHTVGSPIVFSWT